Proteins from a single region of Nocardioides anomalus:
- a CDS encoding class I SAM-dependent methyltransferase, whose translation MIESLRQVQVVGALARLARTGGWADILEGRPLTDELDVADARLLVAAQVLRESAGGRLEPVDLHPWYDDPQILAANLVAELRRALHHGHDEDRLTATDPDQILAMGVASRSVAAILAEGVLPMLPVTRDRLDEGRARFLDVGVGTGAIAQTICETFPGTSAVGLDVSFEALSMAKEHLAESPVGHLIELRQQSVVDLVDEDAYDLAWMPQIFLSRADLEVGLGRVRRALRPGCWLVMPVAASADGCTPLEAAALEHDAVLRGGGPMSVLCAAELLREAGFARVRDMPGVSQSLVMAQAA comes from the coding sequence TTGATCGAATCTCTCCGACAGGTCCAGGTCGTCGGCGCGCTCGCGCGCCTGGCGCGCACGGGCGGATGGGCCGACATCCTGGAGGGCCGGCCGCTGACAGACGAGCTGGACGTCGCCGACGCCCGGTTGCTGGTCGCTGCGCAGGTGCTGCGCGAGTCCGCCGGCGGCCGGCTCGAGCCGGTCGACCTGCACCCGTGGTACGACGACCCGCAGATCCTCGCCGCGAACCTCGTCGCCGAGCTGCGCCGCGCCCTGCACCACGGGCACGACGAGGACCGGCTGACCGCCACCGACCCGGACCAGATCCTGGCCATGGGCGTGGCCAGCCGCTCCGTGGCCGCCATCCTGGCCGAGGGCGTGCTCCCGATGCTCCCGGTGACCCGCGACCGGCTCGACGAGGGCCGCGCCCGCTTCCTCGACGTCGGCGTCGGCACCGGCGCGATCGCCCAGACCATCTGCGAGACCTTCCCCGGCACCAGCGCGGTCGGGCTCGACGTCTCGTTCGAGGCGCTCAGCATGGCCAAGGAGCACCTCGCCGAGTCCCCGGTCGGCCACCTCATCGAGCTGCGCCAGCAGTCGGTGGTGGACCTGGTCGACGAGGACGCGTACGACCTGGCCTGGATGCCCCAGATCTTCCTGTCGCGCGCCGACCTGGAGGTCGGCCTCGGACGCGTGCGACGCGCGCTCCGGCCCGGCTGCTGGCTGGTGATGCCGGTGGCGGCCAGCGCGGACGGCTGCACGCCGCTGGAGGCCGCGGCGCTCGAGCACGACGCGGTGCTGCGCGGCGGCGGGCCGATGTCGGTGCTGTGCGCGGCCGAGCTGCTGCGCGAGGCCGGGTTCGCGCGCGTGCGGGACATGCCTGGAGTGTCGCAGTCGCTGGTCATGGCGCAAGCGGCCTGA
- a CDS encoding ABC transporter substrate-binding protein/permease, whose protein sequence is MARPLRVFLPALLAVLTAVLVGLGVSAGPACADDTGDRPVVRVGTEGTYPPFTFHDPSSNDLTGYDIDVVKAVADQAGWRLQFVEAPFDAIFPALDAGRIDVIANQITINPDRQARYLFSAPYTYSHGVIVTAAGTDDITSLADLKGKVTAESATSNWSQVARDAGAEVRSVEGFAQAAELLAQGRVDAIVNDNIAVLDYLASNGSADIKIAGDAGDDVSEQALAFRQDEPQLQQQADAALEALAADGTLADISEQYFGADVSVEEGSGDVDVKGSDTRGTRAVLQDTAWPMAKGLLAYTIPLTAVSFALGLVIALLVALARISSNRLLQVPARIYISAVRGTPLLVQLFIIFYGLPQLGLKIPSVPSAIIALSLNVGGYAAEIIRASILSVPRGQYEAATTIGMHYPQLMRRIVLPQATRIAVPPLSNTLLSLIKDTSLTAVILVPELFKRAQDAAASSGDFFWLYVFAALFYWVVCFLVSLVQDPLERRLGRYVA, encoded by the coding sequence GTGGCGCGCCCTCTGCGTGTGTTCCTGCCGGCGCTCCTGGCCGTCCTGACCGCGGTTCTCGTCGGCCTGGGCGTGAGCGCCGGCCCGGCGTGCGCCGACGACACCGGCGACCGGCCGGTGGTGCGGGTCGGCACGGAGGGCACCTACCCGCCGTTCACCTTCCACGACCCGTCGTCGAACGACCTGACCGGCTACGACATCGACGTCGTCAAGGCGGTCGCGGACCAGGCGGGCTGGAGGCTGCAGTTCGTCGAGGCGCCCTTCGACGCGATCTTCCCGGCCCTGGACGCCGGGCGCATCGACGTGATCGCCAACCAGATCACCATCAACCCCGACCGGCAGGCGCGCTACCTGTTCTCCGCGCCCTACACCTACTCCCACGGCGTCATCGTCACCGCGGCCGGCACCGATGACATCACGTCGCTGGCCGACCTGAAGGGCAAGGTCACCGCCGAGTCGGCGACCAGCAACTGGTCGCAGGTGGCCCGCGACGCCGGCGCCGAGGTCCGCTCGGTCGAGGGGTTCGCCCAGGCCGCTGAGCTGCTGGCGCAGGGCCGGGTCGACGCGATCGTCAACGACAACATCGCGGTCCTCGACTACCTGGCGTCCAACGGCTCGGCGGACATCAAGATCGCCGGCGACGCGGGCGACGACGTCAGCGAGCAGGCCCTGGCCTTCCGCCAGGACGAGCCGCAGCTGCAACAGCAGGCCGACGCCGCGCTCGAGGCGCTGGCGGCCGACGGCACGCTGGCCGACATCTCCGAGCAGTACTTCGGCGCCGACGTCTCGGTGGAGGAGGGCAGTGGCGACGTCGACGTGAAGGGCTCCGACACCCGCGGCACCCGTGCGGTCCTCCAGGACACCGCCTGGCCGATGGCCAAGGGCCTGCTGGCCTACACGATCCCGCTCACCGCGGTGAGCTTCGCCCTGGGCCTGGTCATCGCGCTGCTCGTCGCGCTGGCCCGGATCTCGAGCAACCGGCTGCTCCAGGTCCCGGCGCGCATCTACATCTCCGCCGTCCGCGGCACCCCGCTGCTGGTGCAGCTGTTCATCATCTTCTACGGCCTGCCGCAGCTGGGACTGAAGATCCCCAGCGTGCCCAGCGCGATCATCGCGCTCAGCCTCAACGTCGGCGGGTACGCCGCGGAGATCATCCGCGCCTCGATCCTCTCGGTGCCGCGCGGGCAGTACGAGGCGGCGACGACCATCGGCATGCACTACCCGCAGCTGATGCGCCGGATCGTGCTGCCGCAGGCGACCCGCATCGCCGTGCCGCCGCTGTCCAACACGCTGCTCTCGCTCATCAAGGACACCTCGCTGACCGCGGTGATCCTGGTGCCCGAGCTGTTCAAGCGCGCGCAGGACGCGGCCGCGTCGAGCGGCGACTTCTTCTGGCTCTACGTCTTCGCCGCGCTGTTCTACTGGGTGGTGTGCTTCCTGGTCTCGCTGGTCCAGGACCCGCTCGAGCGCCGACTCGGGAGGTACGTCGCGTGA
- a CDS encoding SDR family oxidoreductase encodes MSKTWFITGTSKGFGREWAIAALDRGDRVAATARDTSALDDLVSTYGDAVLPLRLDVTDRAAAFAAVQQAHEHFGRLDVVVNNAGYGHFGMVEEITEEEARNQLETNLFGALWVTQAALPLLREQGSGHIVQVSSIGGISAFPTVGIYHASKWALEGLSQALAQEVAGFGIKVTLVEPGGYATDWGGPSAVRSQELEAYADVREAAANRPSRRGTPGDPVATRGPILEVVDAEEPPLRVFFGALPLGIARADYEQRLATWEHWQPVALRAHGGDAADQQS; translated from the coding sequence ATGAGCAAGACCTGGTTCATCACCGGCACGTCCAAGGGCTTCGGCCGCGAGTGGGCCATCGCCGCCCTCGACCGGGGCGACCGGGTGGCCGCCACCGCGCGCGACACCTCCGCGCTGGACGACCTCGTCTCGACGTACGGCGACGCGGTGCTGCCGCTGCGGCTCGACGTCACCGACCGCGCCGCGGCCTTCGCCGCCGTCCAGCAGGCGCACGAGCACTTCGGCCGGCTCGACGTGGTCGTGAACAACGCCGGCTACGGCCACTTCGGCATGGTCGAGGAGATCACCGAGGAAGAGGCCCGCAACCAGCTCGAGACCAACCTGTTCGGCGCGCTGTGGGTCACCCAGGCCGCGCTGCCGCTGCTGCGAGAGCAGGGCAGCGGCCACATCGTCCAGGTCTCCTCGATCGGCGGGATCTCGGCCTTCCCGACCGTCGGCATCTACCACGCCTCGAAGTGGGCGCTCGAGGGTCTGAGCCAGGCGCTGGCCCAGGAGGTGGCCGGCTTCGGCATCAAGGTCACCCTCGTCGAGCCGGGCGGCTACGCCACCGACTGGGGCGGCCCGTCCGCGGTCCGCTCGCAGGAGCTGGAGGCCTACGCCGACGTCCGCGAGGCCGCCGCCAACCGGCCCAGCCGCCGCGGCACCCCCGGCGACCCGGTCGCCACCCGCGGGCCGATCCTCGAGGTCGTCGACGCCGAGGAGCCGCCGCTGCGGGTCTTCTTCGGCGCCCTGCCGCTCGGCATCGCCCGGGCCGACTACGAGCAGCGGCTGGCGACCTGGGAGCACTGGCAGCCCGTGGCGCTGCGCGCGCACGGCGGGGACGCGGCCGACCAGCAGTCTTAG
- a CDS encoding amino acid ABC transporter ATP-binding protein translates to MTQPTDQPLVEVQDLRKAFGEREVLRGVSFSALEGTATALLGPSGSGKTTVLRSLNVLEPPDAGRVRIADAAVDFSATGVDNATRRREVEALRARSGMVFQSHHLFPHKTVLGNLLEGPVQVQHRDVDEATADARRLLEQVGLEGREDQYPSQLSGGQQQRVGIARALALNPQVVLLDEPTSALDPELVGEVLAVIRDLATHGWTLVIVTHEIRFARDVAEQVLFLDDGVIAEEGGPEVLTDPQHERTRQFLRRVLEAG, encoded by the coding sequence GTGACCCAGCCGACCGACCAGCCGCTCGTCGAGGTCCAGGACCTGCGCAAGGCCTTCGGAGAGCGCGAGGTGCTCCGGGGCGTCTCGTTCTCCGCCCTCGAGGGCACCGCCACCGCGCTGCTCGGCCCGTCGGGCTCGGGCAAGACCACCGTGCTGCGTTCGCTCAACGTCCTGGAGCCTCCCGACGCCGGCCGGGTGCGCATCGCCGACGCCGCCGTGGACTTCTCCGCGACCGGGGTCGACAACGCGACGCGCCGCCGGGAGGTCGAGGCGCTGCGGGCGCGCAGCGGGATGGTCTTCCAGTCCCACCACCTGTTCCCGCACAAGACCGTGCTGGGCAACCTGCTCGAGGGGCCGGTCCAGGTCCAGCACCGCGACGTGGACGAGGCCACCGCCGACGCTCGCCGGCTCCTGGAGCAGGTCGGGCTGGAGGGCCGCGAGGACCAGTACCCCTCCCAGCTCTCCGGGGGCCAGCAGCAGCGCGTCGGCATCGCCCGAGCCCTCGCCCTGAACCCCCAGGTCGTGCTGCTGGACGAGCCCACCTCCGCCCTCGACCCGGAGCTGGTCGGCGAGGTGCTCGCAGTCATCCGCGACCTGGCCACCCACGGCTGGACGCTCGTCATCGTCACCCACGAGATCCGCTTCGCCCGCGACGTGGCCGAGCAGGTGCTGTTCCTCGACGACGGGGTGATCGCCGAGGAGGGCGGCCCCGAGGTCCTCACCGACCCGCAGCACGAGCGCACCCGGCAGTTCCTGCGCCGGGTCCTCGAGGCCGGCTGA
- a CDS encoding ABC transporter permease: MIRVELVKLVRSRRTWWTIALIDALPALVAVLLAVTDLGPRPGTGPAFLSAVLTDGTLFPLAAMGIVLPLFLPIAVSITAGEAIAGEAQQGTLRYMLVRPVGRTRLLVAKLVAVMAFVVLTVLVVAVTAYVLGVLLLGNESVTATGPATSVSGSSMSTPELIGRTLLALAYAMLCMLGVAAIALFLSTVAESPLGAALGTMAILVASTLLLTLDAADSIAPYLPTRYWLAFVDLFRDPILWRDVLRGVLLQAVYVVVFVGAAWANFMTKDVTD; this comes from the coding sequence GTGATCCGGGTCGAGCTGGTCAAGCTGGTGCGCAGCCGCCGCACGTGGTGGACGATCGCGCTCATCGACGCGCTGCCGGCGCTGGTCGCCGTGCTGCTGGCGGTGACCGACCTCGGGCCGCGGCCCGGCACCGGACCGGCGTTCCTGTCCGCGGTGCTCACCGACGGCACGCTGTTCCCGCTGGCGGCGATGGGCATCGTGCTGCCGCTGTTCCTGCCCATCGCGGTCTCCATCACCGCCGGCGAGGCCATCGCGGGGGAGGCCCAGCAGGGCACGCTGCGCTACATGCTGGTCCGCCCCGTCGGCCGGACCCGGCTGCTGGTGGCCAAGCTGGTCGCGGTGATGGCCTTCGTGGTCCTCACCGTGCTCGTGGTCGCGGTGACGGCCTACGTCCTCGGCGTGCTGCTGCTCGGCAACGAGAGCGTGACCGCCACCGGCCCGGCGACCAGCGTCTCCGGCTCGTCGATGTCGACCCCGGAGCTCATCGGGCGCACGCTGCTGGCCCTGGCCTACGCGATGCTGTGCATGCTCGGTGTCGCGGCCATCGCGCTGTTCCTGTCCACGGTGGCGGAGTCGCCCCTGGGCGCCGCACTCGGCACGATGGCCATCCTGGTCGCCTCGACGCTGCTGCTCACCCTGGACGCCGCCGACAGCATCGCGCCGTACCTGCCCACGCGCTACTGGCTGGCCTTCGTCGACCTGTTCCGCGACCCCATCCTCTGGCGCGACGTCCTGCGCGGCGTGCTGCTGCAGGCGGTGTACGTCGTGGTCTTCGTCGGCGCCGCCTGGGCCAACTTCATGACCAAGGACGTCACCGACTAG
- a CDS encoding ABC transporter ATP-binding protein — translation MSATSVIRTLGLTKRFGRITAVDAVDLDVREGDVYGFLGANGSGKTTTVRMLLGLVLATSGRMEVLGEQMPGAGRRVLPQVGALVEGPAAYPHLSGRRNLALFDAMGRGTERRTRRARVAEALERVGLDGVDDRPVHAYSLGMRQRLGLAGALLQGPRLLVLDEPTNGLDPQGIHEIRTLLLELNAAGTTVFLSSHLLAEIEQLCTRVGVLDRGRLVVQDQLSALQGLTGRVEVHTPDVARVRQLLNGVVEHADGERLLVRDADPAALNARLVGAGVRVRELVPERRRLEDVVLAATSASADRFGSDRGADGHRAHGEAEVLER, via the coding sequence ATGAGTGCGACGAGCGTGATCCGCACGCTGGGGCTGACCAAGCGGTTCGGGCGGATCACCGCGGTCGACGCGGTCGACCTCGATGTCCGCGAGGGCGACGTCTACGGCTTCCTCGGCGCCAACGGCTCGGGCAAGACCACGACCGTGCGCATGCTGCTCGGCCTGGTGCTGGCCACCTCGGGGCGGATGGAGGTGCTGGGTGAGCAGATGCCGGGCGCCGGGCGCCGGGTGCTGCCGCAGGTCGGCGCGCTGGTCGAGGGGCCGGCGGCGTACCCGCACCTGAGCGGGCGCCGCAACCTGGCCCTGTTCGACGCCATGGGTCGCGGCACCGAGCGCCGCACCCGCCGCGCGCGGGTGGCCGAGGCGCTCGAGCGCGTCGGCCTCGACGGTGTGGACGACCGACCGGTGCACGCCTACTCCCTGGGGATGCGCCAGCGGCTCGGGCTGGCCGGCGCGCTGCTCCAGGGTCCGCGGCTGCTGGTCCTCGACGAGCCGACCAACGGGCTCGACCCGCAGGGCATCCACGAGATCCGGACGCTGCTGCTCGAGCTCAACGCCGCGGGCACCACGGTCTTCCTGTCCAGCCACCTGCTGGCCGAGATCGAGCAGCTCTGCACCCGCGTCGGCGTGCTCGACCGGGGTCGGCTCGTGGTCCAGGACCAGCTGAGCGCGCTGCAGGGGCTGACCGGCCGGGTCGAGGTGCACACCCCCGACGTGGCCCGGGTGCGCCAGCTGCTCAACGGCGTGGTCGAGCACGCCGACGGCGAGCGGCTGCTGGTCCGCGACGCCGACCCGGCCGCGCTCAACGCCCGGCTGGTGGGCGCCGGCGTCCGGGTCCGGGAGCTGGTGCCGGAGCGGCGCCGGCTGGAGGACGTGGTGCTGGCGGCCACCAGCGCGTCGGCGGACCGGTTCGGCTCCGACCGCGGCGCCGACGGCCACCGCGCGCACGGCGAGGCGGAGGTGCTGGAGCGGTGA
- a CDS encoding NAD-dependent epimerase/dehydratase family protein, whose amino-acid sequence MRILLTGSAGFIGTAIGELLDADGHDVVRVDLMLPMAHGAAQPPAGTHQLDVRDAASWTALLDGVDAVCHQAAVVGAGVKVGDLPDYAGHNDLGTAALLAAMHEAGVGRLVLASSMVVYGEGRYVCSEHGDQVPPPRAVAALESGDFENHCSVCGRALGWALVDEDARLDPRSSYAASKVAQEHYAAAWVRQAGASAVALRYHNVYGPGMPRDTPYSGVAAMFRSSIERGQAPQVYEDGGQMRDFVHVRDVAGANLAALRAVLEAPEGSYAAYNVASGHPVGILDVARLVAEGTGSGLAPEVTGGFRLGDVRHVVASPARAAAELDFTAQVHPDQGLPAFATAPLRA is encoded by the coding sequence GTGCGCATCCTCCTGACCGGCTCGGCCGGCTTCATCGGTACGGCGATCGGCGAGCTCCTCGACGCCGACGGCCACGACGTCGTCCGCGTCGACCTCATGCTCCCGATGGCGCACGGCGCGGCCCAGCCGCCCGCCGGCACCCACCAGCTCGACGTCCGCGACGCCGCTTCGTGGACCGCGCTGCTCGACGGCGTCGACGCGGTCTGTCACCAGGCCGCCGTCGTGGGCGCCGGCGTCAAGGTCGGCGACCTCCCGGACTACGCCGGTCACAACGACCTCGGCACCGCCGCCCTCCTCGCCGCCATGCACGAGGCCGGCGTCGGCCGGCTGGTGCTGGCCTCGTCGATGGTGGTCTACGGCGAGGGTCGCTACGTCTGCTCCGAGCACGGCGACCAGGTGCCGCCCCCGCGCGCGGTCGCCGCGCTCGAGTCCGGTGACTTCGAGAACCACTGCTCGGTGTGCGGACGGGCGCTCGGCTGGGCGCTCGTGGACGAGGACGCCCGGCTCGACCCGCGCTCGTCGTACGCCGCGAGCAAGGTGGCCCAGGAGCACTACGCCGCCGCCTGGGTCCGGCAGGCCGGTGCGTCGGCCGTGGCGCTGCGCTACCACAACGTCTACGGCCCCGGCATGCCCCGGGACACGCCGTACTCCGGGGTCGCGGCGATGTTCCGCTCCTCGATCGAGCGCGGCCAGGCGCCCCAGGTCTACGAGGACGGCGGCCAGATGCGCGACTTCGTGCACGTCCGCGATGTCGCCGGCGCCAACCTGGCCGCCCTCCGGGCCGTCCTCGAGGCCCCGGAGGGCTCCTACGCGGCGTACAACGTGGCCTCCGGGCACCCCGTCGGCATCCTCGACGTCGCGCGCCTGGTCGCCGAGGGCACCGGCAGCGGCCTCGCGCCCGAGGTCACCGGCGGCTTCCGCCTCGGCGACGTCCGCCACGTCGTCGCCTCGCCCGCCCGGGCCGCCGCCGAGCTCGACTTCACCGCCCAGGTGCACCCCGACCAGGGGCTGCCGGCCTTCGCCACGGCGCCGCTGCGGGCCTAG
- a CDS encoding TIGR04282 family arsenosugar biosynthesis glycosyltransferase codes for MTSVLVVAKAPEPGRVKTRLGADIGMAEAAQVAAASLLDTLAACSAVAAERHLSLAGDLRGAVRAEELAAATTGWTVHPQAGPDFGARLADAHARVPGPVVQVGMDTPHLTPALLEEALAGLASYDAVLGPAEDGGWWVLALRDPAAAAALAAVEMSTPTTGADTRAALERAGLSVGEAATLRDVDTVADADAVAALAPGSRFATTWARVRPLAP; via the coding sequence GTGACGTCGGTCCTTGTCGTGGCCAAGGCGCCGGAGCCTGGACGGGTCAAGACCCGGCTCGGGGCCGACATCGGGATGGCCGAGGCGGCGCAGGTCGCCGCGGCCTCGCTGCTGGACACGCTCGCGGCCTGCTCGGCCGTCGCCGCGGAGCGCCACCTGTCGCTGGCCGGCGACCTGCGCGGCGCCGTGCGCGCCGAGGAGCTGGCGGCCGCGACCACGGGCTGGACCGTGCACCCCCAGGCCGGCCCGGACTTCGGGGCGCGGCTGGCCGACGCGCACGCCCGCGTGCCCGGACCGGTGGTCCAGGTCGGCATGGACACCCCGCACCTGACCCCCGCCCTGCTGGAGGAGGCGCTCGCCGGGCTGGCGTCGTACGACGCGGTGCTGGGCCCGGCGGAGGACGGCGGCTGGTGGGTGCTGGCGCTGCGGGACCCGGCCGCCGCGGCGGCGCTGGCCGCGGTCGAGATGTCGACCCCGACCACCGGCGCCGACACCCGCGCCGCCCTGGAGCGGGCCGGGCTGAGCGTGGGGGAGGCAGCGACGCTGCGCGACGTGGACACCGTCGCCGACGCCGACGCGGTGGCGGCGCTGGCGCCCGGATCGCGGTTCGCGACCACCTGGGCGCGGGTCAGGCCGCTTGCGCCATGA
- a CDS encoding lipase family alpha/beta hydrolase yields the protein MWGDLAPARRRLYVGLLALVVLVAAAVVVAVLLRGGDDVEPVAQDQPGPVLLVPGYGGSTASLQVLADALTQDGKDARVVKPRGDGTQDLRDQAADLGDAVDAALADTGAPSVDLVGYSAGGVVVRYYVAELGGGSHVRRAVTLASPHHGTDLASLAGSLGSSACPEACQQLDPDSDLLRGLNAGDETPPGPAWVALWTEDDATVVPPDSGSLEGALDVDLQDACPGTTASHPDVPRTPAVIALVEAALATGAPTVPGDC from the coding sequence ATGTGGGGTGATCTGGCGCCGGCGCGACGGCGGCTGTACGTCGGGCTGCTGGCGCTCGTCGTCCTGGTCGCGGCGGCCGTGGTCGTCGCGGTCCTGCTGCGCGGCGGGGACGACGTGGAGCCGGTGGCGCAGGACCAGCCGGGGCCGGTCCTCCTGGTGCCCGGGTACGGCGGATCGACGGCCTCGCTCCAGGTCCTGGCCGACGCGCTGACCCAGGACGGCAAGGACGCCCGGGTGGTCAAGCCCCGGGGCGACGGCACCCAGGACCTGCGCGACCAGGCCGCCGACCTCGGCGACGCCGTGGACGCCGCGCTCGCCGACACCGGGGCGCCGTCGGTGGACCTGGTCGGCTACTCCGCGGGCGGGGTGGTGGTCCGCTACTACGTGGCCGAGCTGGGCGGCGGCTCCCACGTGCGCCGCGCGGTGACCCTGGCCTCGCCGCACCACGGCACCGACCTGGCCTCCCTGGCCGGCTCGCTGGGCTCCTCGGCCTGCCCCGAGGCCTGCCAGCAGCTCGACCCCGACTCCGACCTGCTGCGCGGGCTCAACGCGGGCGACGAGACCCCGCCCGGCCCGGCGTGGGTGGCGCTGTGGACCGAGGACGACGCCACCGTGGTGCCGCCCGACTCGGGCTCGCTGGAGGGTGCGCTCGACGTCGACCTCCAGGACGCCTGCCCGGGCACCACCGCCTCGCACCCCGACGTGCCCCGCACCCCGGCGGTCATCGCCCTCGTCGAGGCGGCGCTCGCCACGGGCGCTCCGACGGTCCCCGGCGACTGCTAG
- a CDS encoding glycosyltransferase family 2 protein translates to MDVDLVLPCRDEAPALAALLPEVPDGIRVIVADNGSRDATADVARRLGATVVVEDRPGYGAAVHAGLLAATADLVAFMDGDGSFDPVELLPLIDDVRSGRADLAVGRRRPTGRGTWPWHARAGNALIVAWLRRRIGLPAHDIAPMRVCRRADLLALGVEDRRFGYPVELLQKATRAGWRFSEHDVSYRPRAEGTKSKVSGSVRGTLRTARDFARVLS, encoded by the coding sequence GTGGACGTCGACCTGGTGCTGCCGTGCCGCGACGAGGCACCGGCCCTCGCCGCGCTGCTGCCCGAGGTCCCGGACGGGATCCGCGTCATCGTGGCCGACAACGGCTCGCGCGACGCCACGGCGGACGTGGCGCGCCGCCTGGGCGCGACGGTGGTGGTCGAGGACCGGCCGGGGTACGGCGCGGCGGTGCACGCCGGGCTGCTGGCCGCGACCGCGGACCTGGTGGCGTTCATGGACGGGGACGGCTCCTTCGACCCGGTCGAGCTGCTGCCGCTCATCGACGACGTCCGCTCCGGGCGCGCGGACCTGGCCGTCGGCCGCCGTCGGCCGACGGGGCGGGGCACGTGGCCGTGGCACGCGCGGGCCGGCAACGCGCTGATCGTGGCCTGGCTGCGTCGCCGGATCGGGCTGCCCGCGCACGACATCGCGCCGATGCGGGTCTGCCGCCGGGCCGATCTGCTGGCCCTGGGCGTGGAGGACCGGCGCTTCGGCTACCCGGTCGAGCTGCTGCAGAAGGCGACCCGGGCGGGGTGGCGCTTCTCCGAGCACGACGTGTCCTACCGACCGCGGGCCGAGGGCACGAAGTCCAAGGTGTCCGGCTCGGTGCGCGGCACCCTGCGCACCGCCCGCGACTTCGCGCGGGTGCTCTCGTGA
- a CDS encoding transcriptional regulator: protein MTRVRRWCVVAVGTLLLVATPVALRALPAAESDVSAARLLAQVRASTDQGWSGYAETEGTLQLPDADRFSDVGALFGEATRMRVWWRDADHWRVDRLLTAGETDLVHDGERTTEWDYEHAEATVSRDPDIRLPRTADLVPAELARRFLKGVTKADVSRIPAERVGGISAPGLRVVPSSELSSIDHVDLWADPDTGVPLRVEVYADDSSPAFRSTLSDFSAARPTVGDVSFTPTPSTELRYEDVLDIADAANQYAPLLPPPTAAGLPLGDASDGAVGVYGEGLTQAIAIPLRDREADALRDQLASTPGVDQDDRRTAVSVGPLSVVLTGGPGDGGWLLAGTLTRSALVRAADDVRSGFVYTGDGR from the coding sequence ATGACCCGGGTGCGCCGTTGGTGCGTCGTCGCCGTCGGCACGCTGCTGCTCGTGGCGACGCCCGTCGCGCTGCGCGCACTGCCCGCGGCCGAGAGCGACGTGAGCGCGGCCCGGCTGCTGGCCCAGGTCCGGGCGTCGACCGACCAGGGCTGGTCCGGGTACGCCGAGACCGAGGGCACCCTCCAGCTGCCCGACGCCGACCGGTTCAGCGACGTGGGCGCGCTGTTCGGCGAGGCCACCCGGATGCGGGTCTGGTGGCGCGACGCCGACCACTGGCGCGTGGACCGGCTGCTGACCGCGGGCGAGACCGACCTGGTCCACGACGGCGAGCGCACCACCGAGTGGGACTACGAGCACGCCGAGGCCACCGTGAGCCGCGACCCCGACATCCGGCTGCCGCGCACCGCCGACCTGGTGCCGGCCGAGCTGGCGCGCCGGTTCCTCAAGGGCGTCACCAAGGCCGACGTCAGCCGGATCCCGGCCGAGCGGGTGGGCGGGATCAGCGCCCCCGGGCTGCGGGTGGTGCCGTCCTCGGAGCTCTCGAGCATCGACCACGTCGACCTGTGGGCCGACCCGGACACCGGCGTACCGCTGCGCGTCGAGGTGTACGCCGACGACTCGAGCCCGGCGTTCCGCAGCACGCTGAGCGACTTCTCCGCCGCGCGCCCCACCGTCGGCGACGTGTCCTTCACGCCGACGCCGAGCACCGAGCTGCGCTACGAGGACGTCCTCGACATCGCCGACGCGGCCAACCAGTACGCCCCGCTCCTGCCGCCGCCCACCGCGGCCGGGCTCCCGCTGGGCGACGCCTCCGACGGCGCGGTCGGGGTCTACGGCGAGGGCCTGACCCAGGCGATCGCGATCCCGCTGCGCGACCGGGAGGCCGACGCGCTGCGCGACCAGCTGGCCTCGACGCCCGGCGTGGACCAGGACGACCGCCGCACGGCGGTGAGCGTGGGGCCGCTGAGCGTGGTGCTCACCGGCGGGCCCGGCGACGGTGGCTGGCTGCTGGCCGGCACGCTGACCCGGTCGGCGCTGGTCCGGGCGGCCGACGACGTGCGGTCCGGTTTCGTCTACACGGGGGATGGTCGATGA